Part of the Montipora foliosa isolate CH-2021 chromosome 13, ASM3666993v2, whole genome shotgun sequence genome is shown below.
GCAGTCATTCATCAGAAAGCCACACTTGCAAGTTCTTTGCATTTCCAAGCGATAAGAAGGAAAAAGAGGAATACAAACGATGGATCCGCCTGATAAGGTTTGTTATGGCACTAATAATTATCTTGTTGCTCAAGGAACATCATACATTTGGCAATTTTTTGCGAGTGTGCGATTTCCACCGACTCAGAATACTGAAGTTATTTTGACAAATGTTTGATGAACAATCGCAGGCAGTGTTTAATTTGTGAGCACTGAGTACGTATTTTCCTTGCATTTTGATCTGTGAAAAACCTAGAATACAACTGTGCTAACATGTGTTTGCTTTCAAAACGTATAATTTTTCAGTGCCTAAATTATTTCAATGTTGTTTGTGTTATGAAAAGGCGGCCGCCGCTTGATTTATATAATATAGAGCTTTTTGAATGGACTTCAGGAGTTGAAAAATTAAAACGAATTTTGAGCAATTTAAATCATGCCAAGTATTTAAGATTAAGTTCCGTTATGTGTTTCTTTGAAATAGGAGGAAAGACAGAGAGCCAAGTAAGCATTCCAGAGTGTGCAGTTGTCATTTCACGGATGGAAATAAACAATATGGGCCCACGATTTACGAAAGAAATCGGGATAAGATATTTCCTAGTGAAGGAGGACCAccaaagaacaagaaaaaagtAACAACTGAAAAGAAAACTGTGCAAGAAATGGTGGCTGAGGCAATCAGAGGATCTGAGCAGCAGCCCACTGATAACGACAGCAAACAAGAATGTTGCAACAAGACAACAAATGAGATAATACTGGAGGCAGAATTAGATCAAGCCAGGGAGGAACTTCAGGACaggcaagaaaaagaaagctacGCACAAAAACACTACAACGTTTCGGGACTAAGTGCAGAGGTTCTTAGAAAGGAGACAGGGCTTCCGACGAAAGACGTTTTTAACATTGTAGTACTTCATGCTTTAAGATTCAAAGATTGTATTGTTTATTATTCCGGTTGGAGAGTAGAGTCCATTAATTTTGAGGACCAgatttttattactttaatgAAACTCAGACAAAAATATACCAACCTGCACCTTGCACAGCTTTTCAGCTGCGGTGTGGCAACAATAGCTAATATTGTGACCACTTTCATTCATGTTTTGCATTCTATATTGTTTCGTGACATCATGACAACCATTCCATCCAGGTAAAAAAATGTGTTATGTGCACCATCTTCTTTTTCTGAGTTTACGTCTTGCGGAATTGTCATTGATTGTACCGATGTGGAGATTGCAGCCCCGGGGTTAATGAGTCAGCAAAATGCTATTTAAGCTACAGGGGCATGAACTCTTTCAAAGTAATTGTTGGGGTTGCACCAAATGCAGTAATAACTTTTGTTAGCAAATTGTACCCTGGGTCTATTTCTGATAAAGCCATAGTACAACAGTCAGGTCTGTTGAACCATCTTGTTGCAGGGGACATGGTTTTAGCCGACAAAGGCTTCCTTATTCAGGACATTTTGCCAAATGATGTTTCTCTCAACATTCCACCTTTTTTGAATAATGGTGTTTTCACTGAAAgtgaagcaaagaaaacaaaatccaTTGCTAGTGCAAGGATCCATGTAGAGAGGGCAAATGCAAGGTTAaaggattttaaaattttaactttcatcCCATATTATTTAAGATGTTATGCTGATGTTATTTTTCAGTTATGTGCCGCACTGGTTAATTTACAATTTCTACTTATCAAAGAGGGGTGTGAGGGAACAGAGTTTGAGTAATCTAAGTACATGTTTGCCTGTTATCAGTAAACAAAAATCATGGTCATTGTATGGCAGTTCTGAGTCAGTCGAATTACCTTTCTTCAATTATGTGTATGCTACTAAACACATAAACACAGACATAAACAATTAGTCAGGATGCCACTATTATTGCAAGACATTTAATAGTAacacttatttatttttcttagtaCAAAATTATAAAGATTAAACAACTTGCACTCTTGACTCTTTGCTACTCAAATTTACAATCTTATTTTTTATCTCTTAAAAATTTAGTCCAATAGCCCAATACATTTTCCAAATCTCCGCTGGGGCAATGGTTTACACTGCATGACAATTTTTGAGAAAAGTTACAGCCTGAAAGTCTAAGTTCAACCAATACTCTTAGGAAGGAAGCCTTATGcatgtctgaaaaaaaaattacaatgcaCCTTCCACTATTTTgggaaaaatatgtttaaaataaaattctttTAAGATTGGAATATTTGCATCCCAGGTTTCATCTTGCTCTATTTTGACAACAGCCACATCCTTAGAAGTCCAAACCACGAAATAACAAAACTTTCTCCTTGTAAAAAACATTTCACCCTGTACCTGGTCCCAGTAGACGTGGTCCTTCTTTAAAACATATCCATTGCCATCCTGTGCTTTTTCTAAGCAAAACGTTGGTGAAGTAGCAATGGCCTCCTCAATTGACAGGTTCCTTTCAGTGTAAGGGCACTTAGCTTCTAGGACGGTTTCATGGTCTACAATTCCATCAGGAGAAGCTCCAAGGATTCCCGAGGCATCCAACCAAATGCCAGTTTCCTGGACGGTTTTCCCAGTCAACACAGTGAATGCTTTGAGTGCTTCCTGTTCATTGTTCACACCCCACTGCACAGCCTTTACCCCAGACAAATCGTATTCACCAAGAAGACGCTTCAAGAGAGACTGAGTGACTCGTTTGGCCTTCAAAACGCAACCAAAGTTGCTTGCTGTTAATCTGCCCCTTCTCGTTAAATGCCAAGTTGGGTTGTTTCTCTGTCCAATTGTAATGTCACTTATTTTAAAAATGTACTCATCTGGAATCTTTGCCTGTCTTACTAAGCAATCAATTTGTTGCTGCGATCCTTGTGTTTTAAGAAACTCTTCCGAGTAAATGATATCCTCTATTGTCGGAATGGGAAGCTTACTGACAGTAGCTGGTTCAGGGCTCATAAGCCAACAAAGGCCAGTAAACCTCCCATACTCCTTTAGGTCCCTGTAAAGGGCAGACCGATCAGACTGGGTAGGGTTTCTTGACAAACAGGAATACTGTTTTATTGGAGGGAACATTTCTTCGACGGCTTGCCAAGAGAGTGGTGTGCTTGCTTTGCGTTTCTTCCAGTTGCATTCAACATCTGTTCGGCTGAGGTTGTAGATGCCATGAATGAAAattgtagcctgcgtagcatggcggtttttgtCGAGCCGGGcgcacgagcggcgaagccgcgaaaGTCGCGCGCGAAGCGCGCAAgaacgagcggcgaagccgcgagaaaaataaaaaccgcCTGCCCGGATTCGAGGGGTTTTTGACTGCCGCCCCCTTCACATCATTTTGACACCCGCCGTGACAACTTGTCTGGCTTCAATTTCCCCAGCCAATCATAGGCTTGATAGTAATATGAAACTTCGCGAGAAAAGTGTGGCACGTTTGgcaagaaatcaaaacaaatcctCATGCTCTTTCGTCTTTTTCGATGGCTACGAAGGGCGATACGCCGAAAAAGCCTGGCAATGTTCAACGGGCTATTTCAAGCGTCAATGATAATTGTAGATTGTGTTGTTGTCCGCTAAAGATTAAATAcggagaattaaaaaaaaaattcgtataTTTCAACGCAAAACCTTTTCAAGGTCTCGAAGCGCGAAGGATGCATACAAGGTCTGACTTTGGCAGAACTCTGTTCACATATTGGACTGGAGATTGAAAAATCCGACACGTTCTCTGATCGAGTATGTACGAAAATATGGTACGAAAATACGGAACGCATTTGATTTCCATACCTTCATCGGTGCTTGAACTTTCAAGTAAGTCTTCCAAGTAATACCTTCATCGCCTCAAACTTGAAAAGAGAGAAGGATAACTCGGCTGTGATGGAAGTTGATGACCATTCTGGTATATTCAAGCGGCTTTTGCCAACAACTATTTCATCGCCAGATAGAAGTCCTCAAGCCAGATAAGGGAAAAAAGCGACTGGACAAAAATCATCAGCGAAAAAATCCTTAAGTTTTAAAGATGTTTCGAGCTCTGTGGTTAACAGTGACAGCGATCACAACGAACTCTCTACTTTGAACACAGCGGATGACTCACCTCAGGAAGCTGGCGAACTTTTTCTCTCATATCTAAACGTGGAAGACTTACTTGAAAGTTCAAGCACCGAAGCTAAAGTGGTAATTGTTAACCCGGGTGGTCGCGTTGAAACGTTCAGCTCGTTTCATGATAAGACGAAATCGATAATAGTAAATCtgtgcagaaaaaaatgaaaaacggtAGCGAATTTGACATTCTGTGTGTGATTCGTCGACCACAATCGCCGACACGGCTTGATGTAGAGcactgttttcttttaaagcgGCAAGGAATGCCTTTCCTAACACCGTCTCAGCGGAGCGATAGAGAAATTGAGGTGGACTCTCTCGAACCGCATTCAGTGCTTCCGTCGTAAGTTCCATTGCCGTGCAGTTCAGCGACAACATTTCGCAAATCTGGTCGTCTATAATACTTTTCAACGGGGCAATGACAATTACACACGTTTTCGATGAAGAGATTTCTTCTTCGGCAAGAGCGAAGGCAGTATAGATCATGCTCTTGCCAAAACCTGTTTGCAAAATTGCCATGACGTCTCTCCCATGAAGAAGATTGTTAAGGGCCGTTTCCTGCTCTGGCTTCAACAAAACTGCACTATTTCCCGACGAATATTCAAGAGCGACAACGCTCTAGTTAATGCTTCTGCgatattttgattttgttttgacGAGAAGATTTGTTCAGTCTCTCGAAACTCTCCCAAGGGAAATTAccaaaacatttgattgacgtgtgTACTTCTCTCGACCAATCCGTTTTTCCCGCACACTGGTGTGCGGACTATTCAAAATACTCAAGTTTTCTGGCAGGCGGTATTTCAGAGtccctctccccattctcctcgcggcttcgccgctcgcttGTCGGCTCCGCCGCCAAAACTTTATTTCGCGGGCGCttacaataccgccagctacgcaggctatgaaAAGTGCAGCCGCATGGCTGCACTTAAACTTCCCCCTTGGACACTCACACTCACTTGATCTTATGGCATTCTCACTATTTAAGTAAACCTAGGAAATCAGAAACAACGACGCTTATGAGCATGAAAAGCAACTTTCAAATACTTCTTATAAAGACtccaaacaaaagaacaattccTTGCATCGAACAAACTAACACATCAATGCACATCGAACGAACTTAACAACAAAGTATATCGATGGCAAAGTTTGCGCATCTACTTATTCCACAATTGAATTATTACGGAAAAGAACTGCTATCAACCTAAAAATCTCACTGAGAAGCATTTCAAAGCAGCAAATAAATAACAAGCGACGTTCGTACTGTAGTGAGTGTTAGTTGAACCCTTTCCACTCACCGTGACTTTGTAGACTTTGTTTTGCATGCTTGCGAGCACGTCTCCTCTTAAGATACCATGACTATACGTAAATGACTCCACATGACCTGATTTGTAATGGTTTTCGCCCTTCTTAATAGACTTCTGCTCTTCCCTGAAGAAAGAAATGAGCGACGCGATCGAGAGTGCCGACATTTTGTATGGATTCGGTCACGCTTTGGGCCTTTGTTTAGAACTGATTTTTTTAGCACCATGGTAACGTGACGTCACCGCTTTAGACCTCTATTATATACAGCCACTAGTGATTGTAGCAAAGTATACAACCACATATCGGTTCTCGTATAAACACATTGAACTTAAAAAATGAAACTTTGAAGGAAGATGGATGAGACAAATACAACACCAAACACATTTTACTTATTACTTCATAACCTCTCATTTCGCACTGCATCTTTATTTTCCAGCCATCCAAAACTTTACCATAcagttattaaaaactggaccAAGGAAATTACGACAAAAATCACACGACAATGAACTTTTCCTCCCTTTGCACCTTATCCTTCTTTGCTTACACACAACAATCACAGGGTGAAAACAAGCGTTTACGTATGCGTTTTAGTAACGGATTCCTTACGGAATCTTGAATTTCCGCTAACGGAAATTCAGATAACCGAAGCGGGAAACACGTGTGTACGTTACTTTTCCGCGACTGCGGCTTCGCGGAAACGCATTCCTTAAACTCGTGTATCCGCGAAGTTTCCGTGACCACGGAATTACTAACAACCGTCATGTTTCCGTAACTCGTAAATACGATGGACACACGATTATCCGCTGAATTTCTGCGGTTCGGAAACTTAACCTTAATTTTCAATCGGACGGTTGGCTCTTCCTGGAGAAGCATTTAGTGGAAAGAGGCCTAGAAAGCGAGTTATAAGCCACTAACTTTGAAAGGGGCTTCCTTGTCATGATCGTACGGTATTGAACTCTACAATAACGCGTAGCTAAACCTCACATTACGTAAAAGCAAGGAAGGTAACACTTGGCAAACATCATTAGACCCACAGCATATGCACACTCAGTTCATTCAAGGTTATGCTTTATTATCAGGTTATCAAGAAGGCGTTTTATCAAATGACAACagcatataataaactactttgataaaattgtaaaaattctAGTCATAATGAATTAAAACTTTCTTGCCTTTACTTCCgaaatctttaaaaattctGATTCAATAGTATTTTATCTGAATTAAAAATAGGTATGATCAGTATCATTTACTCTATTATCTTTCATTTTCTGCACATATAAATCGATAatcaaaatataataaatagcaATTTCATACAATAGTTAAATGCTCTATTTTTCGCAGCTAAATGGCTTGTCCAATTTCGAGAATGAAGAAATCACTCATACCTTTTAATTCCAAATATTGCTCGAGGTTTTTCGAATTTTGTTTACAATACACACTCCCTACTTAAGTTTTATCGATGAAAGTCTCGTCAACAAACTTTCATCCAGGCTTGAATTCCTTTGTCTGTCCTatcatttctttgctttttgttttagaCTTTGCTTATcgtttacattaaaaatagcaagACGATTCTTTTATCCAAttgttttgattgttctttTATCAAATTGTTTCGATTGTCCAAAGGATACTTAAAGCGATTACTGACATGTCTACACGCATTTGATAGAGCACAGTGCAGAATGGACATAAAATAatgccttaaggacggtgcctactattgttattgcgcatacgttctgcgcatctccagatactcggatttcctatcggtgatgcttactaaaagagggatatttttgcgcggtttaatactatccggagaaagcacatgtagatcttagtaagtactcttggtatccaaaaagaaaattggaggtaaccatgcatttttgagagataactaagcttcattttgagaaagaacgccatacattgctttgcattttaaagctcttcacaaatattattcatgaattatctttgaaaaatcctggttacccccagttttctttttggatttcaataacacttgttaagatctacatttcctgcataatcacacaccggggcaaaaatatctttaattagtaggcaccgtccttaaactgaTGCGATTGTAACTCATATAACGTAGCAGCCTTACAACCTCTATTGGTTGGTTAACACAATGCTCAGTTATGGGAAATAAATTTCCACTTCAATGGTCTTCCCCATAACTAAGTAGTCATCATTTTACTACGATGATTGACCAACTAATgcatatattattaatattcatcTGGGCATATGAATAAAACAAAGGCTTGGCTCCCTTAACTTTAGAGGATATttacacgacgacattttttttATACAAGTCACGGTATCAGAATCATTCTGACCTTGCTTTCCTCATGGTAATTAGCACTATTGTTGTTTTAACCCCATTAGGATTTGAAACTTGAATAAGTGAGGAAAAACAGAATTAATTGTGGTAATTCTAGTCAAATGATGCCTTCCtgcaaatgtcctcttcttcccAGACTTGACGTCAATTCATTGAAACCAAATATTACAATAATAAGAAATGGTCTAAAGTACTGAGTTGACATCTGTACAGTGAACTGTAAAAGTGGAAAAACCTATTCTTCTTGCATCTATGGCTACCAGGAACCACGCTAAAGTTACTGTGCTGCAGCATAGCAACCATTACAAACACTGTTGCATTACCTTGCCCTTACTCTGCTTCAATATGCCAGCAGATATTTGAGTTGAAAAACAGCAAACAGCTTCACTGTGTTGCAGAGTTAAGAgtacaatgaaatgaaaaaagaaaataaataataactaaGGAGACTTTTAACTCTGGGTCAATCGCCAAGCCCAGGAAGGGCAGTTTTGTGGCAGAGGTCTGCTTGACCTATTTTGACCAGCCACTCTTGTGACTTTTGCTGCCGTTCTTTGCTGCCTCTTGCTCATACCAGCCTTGTAAGTGGCATCCAAGACTGCTTTAATATTGCGTAATTTGCTCCTTTCCCACTGTAGCGGTTTCACATCCCTTGCAGAAGCTCCACTTGTTTGTCCTCCATCTTCATCACTCTCCTCTGATGACAtaaactcaacagcattgttTAGTTTTAGCAAATCTCTTGCTCTGTCCTTGTCCTGTGTGGAGAGTGCTGCTTTTTCCACAATTTCTAGTCGATAATTCAATTTCTAAAAACCCAACAAAAGATAACTATCAGATGAAACACTCGAGCAAAATCATTTTCTTACTTTATACAAAAACatgagatgaaaaaaaaaaacagtagcATGAACAACCTGTCTTAAAATACCATAGAAGGGATTGGTTGCACTACCATGCGatggacaataattattgattataAGATACTTCTATACATTTTGTATAAATGGATAGTGCATTTccattattttactctgtcaccAATCCAAGACCAAAGCAATTCAAGACCACCTTTGCCATGCAaatccacttatgtccagaattgACCCTAATGAAATGCACGTCGAATTTTGACTTCCAACACGAAATTTCCCGTTAAGTATAAGCATTTTCTATCTTTTTAAGATaaaagttagggttagcgtCATTTTAAGGTTAGGGTAACTACTGCTGTGTATCTTTATTTGAAGATAAGAGTGTATGGGACACTTTATGATGTTAACTGTCTGCAGTCTTAGACTTGAGTCAGAGTGGTGCTGAAGTTGGGGCGAAGACCAAAGGGACGCTTCATGAGGTTTAATGAAAtcggtgtgcatctaattagggtcaatcctggacatgTATCTGTGCAAGCCATTTGTCTTCTCATGATTATTATTTCAATCACAGACACACTATATTGCCCTTGTTGCTATCAATAGAAATTACATCAACTGATTTGCCAACACCAATTCTACATTTACATGGCACACACCCTTTGAACCCTGAGGTGATGTCTTGTTGCAATCCGGTAGTCTTCCAATTTCCCTTTGCTTTTTCTCACCTCATTATCACCGAGGCTTCTCCAGTATTGGTAAACTGCCCCTTTAACGTGGATCAACCATGTGTTAATTACGGTAAGCTTTCAACAATTCATGCTATATAGAGCATTTTGTTGAGCTGGTTAACTATCTTTAATCTCTTGAATCTCTTCTATATTGGGCGTAAAACCAATACggaatattatttatttttcccaTCACCGTGGAATTTTAAACCATCTATAGGCCTTCTCAAAAAAAGGTACAGAACCATGATACAATGTACCATGACTTCTAACAGCTGTAACAGTGGGGAAGAGGAAGATAAGAAAATAACATCCTTTTTACATTGCCAAAAGAATggaagcaataattggtgtgaAGATATGGTTTTACTCACAATTCATATGCTCTTTTGTATTCTAAGGAAGGTCAGTTTGACAGACTATTGCCttctgttttgttatacctGACTGACATAGGATTTACAATACCCTGGAGAGGTACTGCACAAAAATGCAATGTGTTAATATGAACTGTACCTTTTATCTCTGCCTTGACCCATTTTTCCTTCCCAAAAATTAATTTCCTCTGATTTCTTTGACAATAATTTCCTCAATCTTCTTGTTCCCTTCATGGTCATATCTCAAGGGTTTAAGACAAAGCaaatcaaatgattaaaattaaaatgaacatgCAGGTAAGGTAATTTCCACCTAGGTGGCATCTCTTAGCTAGAGGGTGTCATCATTGGAAGTAAATTTACATAtgtagtacatgtacagtgcaaCGTGCTTTGTAAGATGTATTATGCTTGCTAGAAGTAGAGAATCATTATCATAAACCAAGGtcatgaaataatattttcaaaatgacattttaacACAATTGACCAAATTGCTATTTTAACTCTCAAAGAGGGATTAACAGCTCACGCACTACTCTAActctgtcaatgaaagccaattgtaaagtcacaactctctttgaaaTTCAATAACAGATAAAAACTTAAATTGCATAATCTCAGCAATGTAAAATCATGCTTTCAAAATaacattttgacatcattgacaaaagtgccactttgtccactcaaaggtggataaacagctttggcacagcccactccaagatgggcagcctgacttttgtcaatgaaagccaattattgttaagtcacaactctcgttgaaactcagtgagcaatataatttacataacctaaccacaacaaaaattaatcatacgttcaaaatgaaatttggacatcattgacaaaagtgccattttgtccactcaaagatggataaaaagctttggcacaacccactccaagatgggcagcctgacttttgtcaatgaaagccaattattgttaagtcacaactctctttgaaactcagtgagcaatgTAATTTACATAACCTAACcacaacaaaaattaatcatacgttcaaaatgaaatttggacatcattgacaaaagtgccattttgtccgctcaaagatggataaacagctttggcacagcccactccaagatgggcagcctgacttttgtcaatgaaagccaattattgttaagtcaaacctctctttgaaactcagtgagcaatgTAATTTGCATAACCCAACCTCAACGGAATCATacgtttaaaatgaaatttggacatcattgacaaaagtgccattttgtccactcaaagatggataaacagctttggcacagcccactccaagatgggcagcctgacttttgtcaatgaaagccaattattgttaagtcaaacctctctttgaaactcagtgagcaatgTAATTTGCATAACCCAACCTCAATGGAATCAAacgtttaaaatgaaatttggacatcattgacaaaagtgtcattttgtccactcaaagatggataaacagctttggcacagcccactccaagatgggcagcctgacttttgtcaatgaaagccaattattgttaagtcaaacctctctttgaaactcagtgagcaatgTAATTTGCATAACCCAACCTCAACGGAATCATacatttaaaatgaaatttggacatcattgacaaaagtgccattttgtccactcaaagatggataaacagctttggcacagcccactccaagatgggcagcctgacttttgtcaatgaaagccagttattgttaagtcaaacctctctttgaaactcagtgagcaatgTAATTTGCATAACCCAACCTCAACGGAATCATacgtttaaaatgaaatttggacatcattgacaaaagtgccattttgtccactgaaagatggataaacagctttggcacagcccactccaagatgggcagcctgacttttgtcaatgaaagccaattattgttaagtcacaactctcgttgaaactcagtgagcaatgTAATTTACATAACCTAACcacaacaaaaattaatcatatgttcaaaatgacatttggacatcattgacaaaagtgccattttgtccactcaaagatggataaacagctttggcacagcccactccaagATAGGCAGCCTGAcgtttgtcaatgaaagccaattattgttaagtcaaacctctattggaaactcagtgagcaatgTAATTTGCATAACCCAGCCTCAACGGAATCATGcgtttaaaatgaaa
Proteins encoded:
- the LOC137982404 gene encoding uncharacterized protein; translated protein: MSALSIASLISFFREEQKSIKKGENHYKSGHVESFTYSHGILRGDVLASMQNKVYKVTVYLNSENAIRSSECECPRGKFKCSHAATIFIHGIYNLSRTDVECNWKKRKASTPLSWQAVEEMFPPIKQYSCLSRNPTQSDRSALYRDLKEYGRFTGLCWLMSPEPATVSKLPIPTIEDIIYSEEFLKTQGSQQQIDCLVRQAKIPDEYIFKISDITIGQRNNPTWHLTRRGRLTASNFGCVLKAKRVTQSLLKRLLGEYDLSGVKAVQWGVNNEQEALKAFTVLTGKTVQETGIWLDASGILGASPDGIVDHETVLEAKCPYTERNLSIEEAIATSPTFCLEKAQDGNGYVLKKDHVYWDQVQGEMFFTRRKFCYFVVWTSKDVAVVKIEQDETWDANIPILKEFYFKHIFPKIVEGAL